Proteins encoded within one genomic window of Couchioplanes caeruleus:
- a CDS encoding peptidoglycan-binding protein, which translates to MAQELAKATVTPLDGRASGTAIKVLFNPTEYTVEYSASYQETAPPGLSNPILQFVNGNARVLTMDLLFDTYTDGGGGNVLDATGPLTDLLSIDGTLHAPPRVEFRWGVVRFVAVVERISQHLTMFRSDGTPVRAKLSVTFKQYTSIAEQLRDPRRNSSDKTKRRVLEAHDSIWLMAAREYGESRFWRVIARANDVDDPRRIEPGRVLVLPPLSPEEVSDAADGT; encoded by the coding sequence ATGGCACAGGAACTGGCGAAGGCGACCGTGACCCCGCTCGACGGGCGGGCCTCCGGCACGGCGATCAAGGTGTTGTTCAACCCGACCGAGTACACCGTCGAGTATTCGGCCAGCTATCAGGAGACGGCACCGCCCGGACTGTCGAATCCGATCCTTCAGTTCGTGAACGGCAACGCCCGGGTGCTGACCATGGACCTGCTGTTCGACACCTACACCGACGGCGGCGGGGGCAACGTGCTCGACGCGACCGGCCCGCTCACCGATCTGCTCTCGATCGACGGCACCCTACACGCGCCGCCGCGTGTCGAGTTCCGCTGGGGTGTCGTGCGCTTCGTGGCGGTCGTGGAGCGGATCTCGCAGCATCTGACCATGTTCCGATCCGATGGGACGCCGGTGCGGGCCAAGCTCAGCGTCACCTTCAAGCAGTACACGTCGATCGCTGAGCAGCTCCGGGATCCGCGGCGCAACTCGTCCGACAAGACCAAGCGACGCGTGCTCGAGGCGCACGACAGCATCTGGCTCATGGCGGCACGCGAGTACGGCGAGTCGCGCTTCTGGCGGGTGATCGCGCGCGCGAACGACGTCGACGATCCACGCCGGATCGAGCCGGGCCGGGTGCTCGTGCTACCGCCACTAAGCCCCGAGGAGGTGTCCGATGCGGCTGACGGAACTTGA
- a CDS encoding phage tail protein, with protein sequence MPRPDPFRLFRFVVEIDGIEAGGFQTVGGIERQTKIEPYREGGINAYERQLVVGTTYPALVLKRGLADVSLWDWHQDVIAGVIRRRTVSVVLLDDSGDEVWRWICAGAYPAKWTGAELDAMSAAVATESIELVHHGITRQ encoded by the coding sequence ATGCCGCGTCCCGATCCGTTCCGGCTGTTCCGCTTCGTCGTGGAGATCGACGGCATCGAGGCCGGTGGCTTCCAGACCGTGGGCGGCATCGAGCGGCAGACCAAGATCGAGCCGTACCGCGAGGGCGGCATCAACGCGTACGAGCGTCAACTCGTGGTGGGGACGACCTATCCCGCGCTGGTGCTGAAACGCGGCCTGGCCGATGTGTCGCTCTGGGACTGGCATCAGGACGTGATCGCGGGTGTCATCCGCCGCCGGACCGTGTCGGTGGTGCTGCTCGACGACTCGGGAGACGAGGTGTGGCGATGGATTTGCGCGGGCGCCTACCCGGCCAAGTGGACAGGCGCCGAGCTCGACGCGATGTCGGCCGCGGTGGCGACCGAGTCCATCGAGCTCGTCCATCACGGGATCACCCGGCAATGA
- a CDS encoding DUF6760 family protein, whose product MKPYPQDELYQEMAFIAYHFHWAWTELMALEHAERRRWCEEISRINRQLNSAPSNPFEIA is encoded by the coding sequence GTGAAGCCGTACCCCCAGGACGAGCTCTACCAGGAGATGGCCTTCATCGCCTACCACTTCCACTGGGCCTGGACCGAACTGATGGCCCTGGAACACGCGGAACGGCGCCGCTGGTGCGAGGAAATCTCGCGGATCAACCGGCAGCTCAACAGCGCGCCCAGCAATCCGTTCGAGATCGCCTGA
- a CDS encoding phage tail protein produces the protein MARQDPLRKFRFRLEIDGLQQAAFSEVSIGDLANDPIEYREGDEPTTVRKLSGLTKYANVTLKWGITDSTELAAWHQQIVGGATALEEIRKTVVIRVQDEAGADRAAFEITRAWPCKYDPTDLNATGNEVAIDSLELCNEGIRRIQ, from the coding sequence ATGGCACGCCAAGACCCGCTCCGCAAATTCCGCTTCCGCCTCGAGATCGACGGGCTCCAACAGGCCGCCTTCTCCGAAGTGTCGATCGGTGACCTGGCCAACGATCCGATCGAATACCGCGAGGGCGACGAGCCGACAACGGTCCGCAAGCTCAGCGGCCTCACCAAGTACGCCAACGTGACGCTCAAGTGGGGAATCACCGACTCCACCGAACTCGCGGCCTGGCACCAGCAGATCGTCGGCGGGGCCACGGCACTGGAGGAAATCCGCAAGACCGTGGTCATCCGGGTTCAGGACGAGGCCGGCGCCGACCGGGCGGCCTTCGAGATCACCCGGGCGTGGCCGTGCAAGTACGACCCGACCGATCTCAACGCCACCGGCAACGAGGTGGCGATCGACAGCCTCGAGCTCTGCAACGAGGGCATCAGGCGGATCCAGTGA
- a CDS encoding phage tail sheath family protein gives MPEYLAPGVYVEEIERGPKPIEGVATSTAAFLGETLRGPLLPRLVTSYGEYLRYFGNIFHPAKFMPYAVKTFFDNGGVRCYVTRIAGAGARPASANLAGFAVTALGPGESANETWVRIGPGSTKDGVGNAVGFRLRVDYWEDPARRPADVADIDSAPVPPTVSEDFDDLSVEPASPAYFAKRVNNFNSVLIELAAPADVALPGDDASVQLADGTNGAAVTPPDFDGSEDLAAPTGLAALDLDQFRSVAVVYAPGCDQDTARNIVRHCERNRFRFAVIDTQPGVANAAGLAPRNDVTDTQYAAFYYPWIHISDPRSGGRKLVPPGGAVCGIYALTDNNRGVFKAPANEVIAGAIDLEYDINQATQGVLNPNGVNVIRRFPGRGIRIWGARTLSSDPLWKYVNVRRLFIFLEASIYNSTQWVVFEPNDPRLWARVKQTVTLFLRTQWREGALFGDKEEEAFSVAVGRDTMTEDDILNGRLIVEIGVAPVRPAEFVVFRIFQKTQEAKS, from the coding sequence ATGCCTGAATACCTTGCGCCAGGAGTCTATGTCGAGGAGATTGAACGGGGCCCGAAACCGATCGAGGGCGTCGCGACCAGCACCGCCGCCTTCCTCGGCGAGACCCTGCGCGGCCCGCTGCTTCCGCGGCTGGTGACCAGCTACGGCGAGTATCTGCGCTACTTCGGCAACATCTTCCACCCGGCGAAGTTCATGCCGTACGCGGTGAAGACGTTCTTCGACAACGGCGGTGTTCGCTGCTACGTCACCCGCATCGCCGGTGCGGGTGCGAGGCCCGCCAGCGCCAACCTGGCCGGCTTCGCGGTGACCGCGCTGGGTCCGGGGGAGAGCGCCAACGAGACCTGGGTGCGTATCGGGCCGGGGTCAACGAAGGACGGCGTCGGCAATGCGGTGGGCTTCCGCCTGCGCGTGGACTACTGGGAAGACCCGGCACGCCGCCCCGCCGACGTCGCCGACATCGACAGCGCTCCGGTGCCGCCCACCGTCTCGGAGGACTTCGACGACCTCAGCGTGGAGCCGGCCTCTCCGGCGTACTTCGCCAAGCGGGTCAACAACTTCAACTCGGTGCTGATCGAGCTGGCGGCCCCGGCGGACGTGGCGTTGCCCGGCGACGATGCCTCGGTTCAGCTTGCCGACGGGACCAACGGTGCCGCGGTGACGCCACCCGACTTCGACGGTAGCGAGGATCTCGCCGCTCCCACCGGTCTCGCGGCGCTTGATCTGGACCAGTTCCGATCGGTCGCCGTGGTGTACGCCCCCGGATGCGACCAGGACACCGCCCGCAACATCGTTCGCCACTGCGAGCGCAACCGTTTCCGGTTCGCCGTTATCGACACCCAACCAGGGGTGGCGAACGCCGCCGGCCTGGCGCCTCGCAACGATGTCACCGACACCCAGTACGCCGCGTTCTACTACCCCTGGATCCACATCAGCGACCCTCGCAGCGGCGGGCGAAAGCTGGTTCCACCGGGCGGCGCGGTCTGCGGCATCTATGCGTTGACCGACAACAACCGGGGTGTCTTCAAAGCACCCGCGAACGAGGTCATAGCCGGCGCCATCGACCTCGAGTACGACATCAACCAGGCGACCCAGGGTGTGCTGAACCCGAACGGCGTCAATGTCATCCGTCGCTTCCCGGGCCGCGGCATCCGGATCTGGGGAGCCCGCACGCTGTCCAGCGATCCACTCTGGAAGTACGTCAACGTCCGGCGGCTGTTCATCTTCCTCGAGGCCTCGATCTACAACTCCACCCAATGGGTCGTCTTCGAGCCGAACGACCCGCGCCTATGGGCCAGGGTCAAGCAGACCGTCACGTTGTTCCTGCGCACCCAGTGGCGCGAGGGCGCCCTCTTCGGCGACAAGGAGGAAGAGGCGTTCTCGGTGGCCGTCGGCCGCGACACGATGACCGAGGACGACATCCTTAACGGCCGGCTGATCGTCGAGATCGGCGTGGCGCCGGTCCGCCCGGCCGAGTTCGTGGTCTTCCGGATTTTCCAGAAGACCCAAGAGGCGAAGTCATGA
- a CDS encoding Pvc16 family protein, with the protein MSADAIAVATAELQDRLAAAIGAPVYVGPPIVDDVVDRKLSLFLFHVVVNQALRNERHLVASSNDPHDPLVEAEALPLDLRFLLSVFRSNGPGPAADPDELVTLGLAVQALHASPTINVGSVAARVTPEPYPMEELSRIWGLLPRASYRTSMVYLVSPVYVALAPAFSGAPVRRRTLRPGALSEPEIDAVGS; encoded by the coding sequence GTGAGCGCCGACGCCATCGCCGTCGCGACCGCCGAACTGCAGGACCGGCTGGCCGCTGCCATCGGTGCTCCTGTGTACGTCGGCCCGCCCATCGTGGACGACGTCGTCGACCGCAAGCTGTCGCTTTTCCTCTTTCACGTGGTGGTCAATCAGGCCCTCCGTAATGAGCGGCACCTCGTCGCCAGCTCGAACGATCCCCACGATCCGCTGGTGGAGGCCGAGGCTCTGCCGCTGGACCTGCGCTTCCTGCTCTCCGTCTTCCGGTCCAACGGGCCCGGTCCCGCGGCGGATCCGGACGAGCTCGTCACGCTGGGACTGGCGGTCCAGGCCCTGCATGCGAGTCCCACGATCAACGTGGGGTCGGTCGCCGCCCGGGTGACCCCTGAGCCATACCCGATGGAGGAGTTGAGCCGGATCTGGGGTCTGCTTCCGCGGGCCTCCTACCGAACCTCGATGGTCTATTTGGTCAGCCCGGTCTACGTCGCGCTCGCTCCGGCGTTCAGCGGGGCGCCCGTGCGCCGGCGCACGTTGCGGCCGGGCGCGCTCTCCGAGCCGGAGATCGACGCGGTGGGCTCATGA
- a CDS encoding AAA family ATPase codes for METIVATASRQELHGADTAALTEFVELSLGRSLLRRLGPDVAGVPGWSISPREALALLGSVTPTATASEIADRLAAADRALIVDRIGLPATVVQIAEVFALTTLELRLFCLVLAPELDGRYGTVMGVLQDDLTRRRPGLTLLAELVSSAGLSTWKLRRTIDAPTSAVSGGLIRPVDGDALAVDAGLAPAAAVIAHLLAPSIDDAVARSGARLHRPHRDDQPTLTDAEADAALRLRRHPGAHPIHLVGGGHATGWFTRLAAAVGLPLVVGDVEQAGTDAVADWTVLSRLAGAGLLVVGTSAVGPADRLAVADRLSRAADAVRLVATDGERRPGSGPILRAPAITVAQRTDWWNQAADRNGVPLDPDDARRLAATAPIDPELIEQSITTARAYRDGQPTVAAVQRAARDLLPGPLPPGARRIEPVYGWDDLVLPTDRKDLLRAIPLHVLHAGQVLEEWGFAGRMPYGNGVAALFSGPSGTGKTMAAQIVAGALGVDLLQVDLSKTISKYIGETERNLDGLFDAAESAGAVLLFDEADAIFGKRTEVQDAHDRYANVEVAYLLQRMESFRGLAVLTSNMRQGIDDAFVRRLRFVVEFPLPDAAERQRIWDRAFPPDTPLASGMDIAALARRLPIAGGCIQNIALHAAFLAAAEAGPVSAGHILVAARRELVKIGMRNAERSLGDPAVVTP; via the coding sequence ATGGAGACGATCGTCGCGACAGCATCTCGTCAGGAGCTCCATGGCGCCGACACGGCCGCGTTGACCGAGTTCGTGGAGCTCAGCCTGGGCCGCAGCCTGCTCCGTCGTCTCGGCCCCGACGTCGCCGGCGTGCCCGGCTGGTCGATTTCGCCGCGCGAGGCGCTGGCGCTGCTCGGATCCGTGACGCCGACGGCCACGGCTTCGGAGATCGCCGACAGGCTGGCTGCCGCCGACCGGGCGCTGATCGTCGACCGCATCGGGCTGCCGGCGACCGTCGTGCAGATCGCCGAGGTGTTCGCGCTCACCACGCTCGAACTCCGGCTGTTCTGCCTCGTATTGGCACCGGAACTGGACGGCCGGTATGGGACGGTCATGGGAGTGCTGCAGGACGATCTCACCCGCCGCCGCCCCGGCCTGACCCTGCTGGCCGAACTCGTGTCCTCGGCCGGCCTGAGCACGTGGAAGCTGCGCCGTACGATCGACGCCCCCACCTCCGCTGTGTCGGGAGGGCTGATCCGGCCCGTCGACGGCGACGCCCTCGCCGTCGACGCCGGGTTGGCGCCCGCCGCGGCTGTCATCGCCCACCTGCTGGCGCCGTCGATCGACGATGCGGTGGCCCGCTCTGGGGCGCGGCTGCACCGGCCGCACCGCGACGATCAACCGACGCTGACCGACGCAGAAGCGGATGCGGCGCTTCGGTTGCGACGCCACCCGGGTGCCCACCCGATCCACCTGGTCGGCGGCGGGCACGCCACCGGCTGGTTCACCCGGCTGGCAGCGGCCGTCGGCCTGCCGCTGGTGGTCGGCGACGTCGAGCAGGCCGGGACCGACGCCGTGGCGGATTGGACGGTGCTCAGCCGGCTGGCCGGAGCCGGCCTGCTCGTCGTCGGCACGAGCGCGGTCGGACCGGCCGATCGGCTGGCGGTGGCGGATCGGCTGTCGCGCGCGGCCGACGCGGTCCGGTTGGTGGCGACCGACGGCGAGCGACGCCCCGGATCCGGCCCGATACTGCGGGCGCCGGCGATCACCGTCGCCCAGCGGACCGACTGGTGGAATCAGGCGGCGGACCGCAACGGGGTTCCGCTCGACCCGGACGACGCCCGTCGCCTGGCCGCCACCGCGCCGATCGACCCGGAGCTCATCGAGCAGAGCATCACGACGGCCCGGGCATACCGCGACGGCCAGCCGACCGTCGCGGCGGTGCAGCGGGCGGCCCGCGATCTCCTGCCCGGCCCGCTGCCGCCGGGTGCCCGCCGGATCGAACCGGTGTACGGCTGGGACGACCTGGTGCTGCCGACGGACCGGAAGGACCTGCTGCGAGCGATTCCGCTGCACGTCCTGCACGCCGGGCAGGTGTTGGAGGAGTGGGGCTTCGCCGGCCGGATGCCGTACGGCAATGGCGTGGCGGCCCTGTTCAGCGGGCCGAGTGGCACCGGCAAGACCATGGCCGCCCAGATTGTCGCCGGCGCGCTCGGCGTCGACCTGTTGCAGGTCGATCTCTCCAAGACGATCTCGAAGTACATCGGGGAGACCGAGAGGAATCTCGACGGCCTCTTCGACGCCGCCGAGAGCGCCGGCGCCGTGCTGCTGTTCGACGAGGCCGACGCGATCTTCGGCAAGCGTACCGAGGTCCAGGACGCGCACGACCGCTACGCCAACGTCGAGGTCGCCTACCTGCTGCAACGCATGGAGTCGTTCCGCGGGTTAGCCGTGCTGACCAGCAACATGAGGCAGGGCATCGACGACGCCTTCGTTCGGCGGCTGCGGTTCGTCGTCGAGTTCCCCCTGCCCGACGCCGCGGAGCGGCAGCGCATCTGGGACCGTGCCTTCCCGCCGGACACCCCGCTAGCGTCCGGCATGGATATTGCCGCACTGGCTCGTCGTCTGCCGATCGCCGGCGGCTGCATTCAGAACATCGCGTTGCACGCCGCGTTTCTGGCCGCCGCCGAGGCCGGACCGGTCAGCGCGGGCCACATCCTCGTCGCGGCCCGACGCGAGCTGGTGAAGATCGGCATGCGCAACGCTGAGCGAAGCCTCGGCGACCCCGCGGTCGTGACACCGTGA
- a CDS encoding LuxR C-terminal-related transcriptional regulator, translated as MARALSLPPEIAFLGHAGPDAAGITRIRRLHPDVVLVDVTPSGALGSLREVTTGLPGVRTVAIGALGTDDAVLACLEAGAAAYVTGEGDLSRLVETLHQVVRGGAVCSPSITGGLFRRLAALAHEHRGVCPAEPLTIREQQISGLLAAGLSNREIGRRLFIEVCTVKNHVHSILDKLGLSRRADAASWFVETYGVPPALAPGER; from the coding sequence ATGGCCCGGGCGCTGTCCCTGCCGCCGGAGATAGCCTTTCTCGGCCACGCCGGCCCGGATGCCGCCGGTATCACGAGGATCCGTCGTCTCCATCCTGACGTGGTCCTGGTCGACGTGACGCCTTCCGGCGCGCTCGGCTCGCTGCGCGAGGTCACCACGGGCTTGCCGGGAGTCCGGACCGTGGCCATCGGCGCGCTCGGCACCGACGATGCGGTCCTTGCCTGCCTGGAGGCGGGCGCGGCGGCCTACGTGACGGGCGAGGGTGATCTGAGCCGGCTAGTGGAGACGCTCCACCAGGTGGTTCGCGGCGGCGCCGTCTGCTCACCGTCGATTACCGGTGGGCTGTTTCGCCGGCTCGCCGCGCTGGCGCACGAGCACCGCGGCGTGTGCCCTGCCGAGCCCTTGACGATCCGCGAACAGCAGATCTCCGGTCTGCTCGCCGCCGGCTTGAGCAACCGGGAGATCGGCCGTCGGCTGTTCATCGAGGTCTGCACGGTCAAGAACCACGTCCACAGCATCCTCGACAAGCTCGGGCTGAGCCGTCGCGCCGACGCGGCTTCGTGGTTCGTCGAGACGTATGGCGTGCCGCCGGCGCTCGCGCCCGGCGAGAGATGA
- a CDS encoding helix-turn-helix transcriptional regulator → MPVGSPRGHTRFDVSSDCPTPIIRWIPGRPARDHTGMTGTGLDNRILDLVLAAMADLDEDRDVWPRLFDELTSHFGVTIGGVLDIDRPGLTTSTVAVWPDWAARIRVTAEENMAYPLVRHYGRRCDPLPRTLDDVVDECRWRSAARFGRMRREFGGAGHHLMVPLSWSSSEVRLFGIGRPDGNFTESEQLKVRRLQRALTALDRHQNTISGWRAARVTDPPDAEQRVGDHGITPRELAVLCLFAKGLSINAAGRRLGISPRTVAKHQENLQRKLATPDRLNTVLCAQRLGLVPGKTARA, encoded by the coding sequence GTGCCGGTCGGCTCGCCGCGAGGACATACGAGATTTGACGTATCCTCCGACTGTCCGACACCAATCATCCGATGGATTCCGGGCCGCCCCGCACGCGACCATACGGGTATGACGGGGACCGGGCTGGACAATAGGATTCTGGATCTGGTGTTGGCGGCGATGGCCGACCTTGACGAGGATAGGGACGTCTGGCCTCGCCTCTTCGATGAATTGACGTCGCACTTCGGCGTCACGATCGGCGGGGTGCTCGACATCGACCGGCCCGGGCTGACCACCTCCACGGTTGCGGTGTGGCCGGACTGGGCCGCACGGATCAGGGTTACGGCCGAGGAGAACATGGCCTATCCGTTGGTGCGCCACTACGGCCGTCGGTGCGATCCGCTGCCGCGCACCCTCGACGACGTCGTCGACGAGTGCCGGTGGCGCTCGGCCGCGCGCTTCGGCCGGATGCGGCGTGAGTTCGGCGGCGCCGGCCACCATCTCATGGTGCCGCTGTCCTGGTCCTCGTCGGAAGTACGTCTGTTCGGCATCGGTCGGCCCGACGGCAACTTCACCGAATCGGAGCAGCTGAAGGTGCGCCGGCTTCAACGCGCCCTCACCGCACTCGATCGGCACCAGAACACCATCTCGGGATGGCGTGCCGCGCGGGTAACCGATCCGCCGGACGCGGAACAGCGTGTCGGCGACCACGGCATCACCCCGCGCGAGCTGGCCGTCCTCTGCCTCTTCGCGAAGGGCCTGAGTATCAACGCGGCCGGCCGCCGGCTCGGGATATCGCCCCGTACGGTCGCCAAGCACCAGGAGAACCTACAGCGCAAGCTCGCCACACCGGATCGGCTCAACACCGTACTGTGCGCCCAGCGGCTGGGCCTCGTACCGGGCAAGACCGCAAGGGCCTAG
- a CDS encoding LuxR C-terminal-related transcriptional regulator, with the protein MDLVIIAAVRLYREGLADVLHGRGTINVVGTADSGDAGVACVQRTRPDLVLVDTATPGGLDVLRSLRTTAPQVRTVALGVVESGPDVLACVEAGAAGYVPREASLEDLVATLERAGRGEATCPPEILAELLRRVTELAGGSTFALSGSDLLTSRELQIVQLIANGLTNQEIAERLAVALSTVKNHIHNIFAKLQISGRAEVAAWVRRQSAV; encoded by the coding sequence ATGGATTTAGTGATCATTGCAGCGGTTCGCCTCTACCGTGAGGGACTGGCCGACGTGCTGCACGGTCGCGGAACGATCAATGTGGTCGGTACCGCGGACAGCGGCGACGCGGGCGTCGCGTGCGTCCAGCGCACTCGGCCCGACCTGGTGCTCGTCGACACGGCGACACCCGGCGGCCTGGACGTCCTGCGGAGCCTTCGGACGACGGCTCCGCAGGTCCGTACGGTGGCGCTGGGAGTCGTCGAAAGCGGGCCCGACGTCTTAGCGTGCGTCGAGGCGGGCGCGGCCGGCTACGTGCCGCGCGAGGCATCGCTGGAGGACTTGGTCGCAACGCTGGAGCGGGCCGGGCGCGGCGAGGCCACCTGCCCGCCCGAGATCCTGGCCGAGCTGTTGCGCCGGGTGACCGAGCTGGCCGGTGGCAGCACCTTCGCGCTGTCTGGCAGCGATCTGCTGACCAGCCGCGAGCTGCAGATCGTGCAGCTGATCGCGAACGGACTGACCAATCAGGAGATCGCGGAGCGCCTCGCGGTGGCGCTGTCCACCGTGAAGAATCACATCCACAACATCTTCGCCAAGCTCCAGATCAGCGGCCGGGCCGAGGTAGCGGCCTGGGTGCGGCGGCAGAGCGCGGTCTAG
- a CDS encoding AMP-binding protein, whose translation MTSTASTDPATVVDLVAQRRGGRGTLTVLGGDAVVRSVTWAAVHDRARRLMTLLRGHGVGPGSRVGLLADTGVGLVTAIQGVWLSGAAVTILPMPVRRADAAYVAHLRRTIADGRLGLVLVGVPLAGLRPELAAAAPTADLDAAVADAAVYEPATPATPAPDDLAVLQYTSGSTRQPRGVPVTHGNLAANLASIRVATRHAEVHGCLLSWLPLYHDMGLVGFAVLPMSCGCPLVLQPPAVFATRPLGWLEAVAAYRATATAAPNFAWGLATRLLDALPRHDTGLRLDSLRFALTGGEPVDPVLMTRFAAAARRHGLDPSVLTCGYGLAEATLAVSFSRPGAGLEFDVVDPDELELRGYAVPADGPRPGRALARLGPPVPGCRLRVVHRVTGRPLGERRVGHVEVAGASVVRGYWGEPPAPPGGWRATGDLGYLADGELVVCGREKDVLFAAGRNVYPQDVEAVAGEVPGVRPGGVAAFAVPDDAVGSGHRLAGDRLAGDRLAVAVESRAWSDGPTAAAVRSAVTAAVAAELGLTPTVVAVLAPGRLGRTSSGKLQRAETRRQFLAGELEPESPPAGPAGAP comes from the coding sequence GTGACCTCGACAGCCAGTACCGATCCAGCCACGGTGGTGGACCTTGTCGCCCAGCGCCGCGGCGGCCGGGGCACCCTGACGGTACTGGGTGGCGACGCCGTCGTTCGGTCGGTCACCTGGGCCGCCGTCCACGACCGGGCTCGACGGCTGATGACCCTGCTGCGCGGTCATGGCGTCGGCCCGGGCAGCCGGGTCGGCCTGCTCGCCGACACCGGCGTCGGGCTGGTCACCGCGATTCAGGGTGTCTGGCTGTCCGGTGCCGCCGTCACGATCCTGCCGATGCCGGTCCGGCGCGCGGACGCGGCGTACGTCGCGCACCTGCGGCGGACCATCGCCGACGGCCGGCTCGGACTCGTACTCGTCGGGGTGCCCCTGGCCGGGCTACGACCGGAGCTGGCCGCGGCCGCGCCGACAGCCGATCTGGACGCGGCGGTGGCGGACGCCGCGGTGTACGAGCCGGCGACGCCGGCGACGCCCGCCCCGGACGATCTCGCGGTCCTGCAGTACACCAGCGGCTCCACGCGGCAGCCGCGCGGGGTACCGGTGACACACGGCAACCTCGCCGCGAACCTGGCGTCGATCCGGGTGGCGACCCGCCACGCGGAGGTGCACGGCTGCCTGTTGAGCTGGCTGCCGCTGTACCACGACATGGGGCTGGTCGGCTTCGCCGTGCTCCCGATGTCCTGCGGCTGCCCGTTGGTGCTGCAGCCGCCGGCGGTGTTCGCGACCCGGCCGCTCGGCTGGCTGGAAGCGGTGGCCGCGTACCGGGCGACGGCGACGGCCGCCCCCAACTTCGCCTGGGGGCTGGCAACCCGCCTACTGGACGCGCTTCCACGACATGACACGGGGCTGCGGCTGGACTCATTACGCTTCGCGCTGACCGGCGGTGAGCCGGTCGATCCGGTGCTGATGACCCGGTTCGCCGCCGCGGCCCGCCGGCACGGCCTGGACCCGTCCGTCCTGACCTGCGGGTACGGGCTCGCCGAGGCGACCCTCGCGGTGAGCTTCTCCCGGCCCGGTGCGGGGCTGGAGTTCGACGTGGTCGACCCCGACGAGTTGGAGCTGCGGGGGTACGCCGTCCCCGCCGACGGCCCCCGCCCAGGTCGGGCGCTGGCCCGGCTGGGACCGCCCGTGCCGGGCTGCCGGCTGCGGGTCGTGCACCGGGTGACCGGGCGGCCGCTGGGCGAGCGCCGGGTGGGGCACGTCGAGGTCGCCGGGGCCAGTGTCGTCCGCGGCTACTGGGGCGAGCCGCCGGCTCCGCCGGGTGGCTGGCGGGCCACCGGCGACCTGGGGTACCTGGCCGACGGTGAGCTCGTGGTCTGCGGCCGGGAGAAGGACGTGCTCTTCGCCGCCGGCCGCAACGTGTACCCGCAGGACGTGGAGGCCGTCGCGGGCGAGGTCCCCGGGGTGCGCCCCGGCGGCGTGGCCGCGTTCGCCGTGCCGGACGACGCCGTCGGGTCGGGGCATCGGCTCGCCGGCGACCGGCTCGCCGGCGACCGGCTCGCCGTGGCCGTCGAGTCCCGCGCCTGGTCCGACGGGCCTACGGCCGCTGCGGTGCGCTCCGCGGTGACCGCCGCCGTCGCGGCGGAGCTGGGGCTCACGCCGACGGTCGTGGCCGTGCTGGCGCCGGGGCGACTGGGCCGGACCTCCTCCGGCAAGCTGCAGCGGGCCGAGACCCGCCGGCAGTTCCTGGCCGGCGAACTGGAGCCGGAGAGCCCGCCGGCCGGCCCTGCCGGGGCCCCGTGA
- a CDS encoding peptidoglycan-binding domain-containing protein, translating to MTTTDNHRRTLLTMTGLTAGIAGVLTPAAAQASPIAEPPARHGQPEPAARPAEAAAPTCASHTDFVTGTGYYVPIPSITRNGGESNCILGVGSSGSGVKVLQDALVRCYGQSIERDGQYGTATRDAVANVQQFHGLPVDGTYGPDTRGAMKWPKYRESDQGFDHC from the coding sequence ATGACGACAACCGACAACCACCGCCGAACCCTGCTGACGATGACCGGCCTGACCGCCGGCATCGCCGGCGTGCTGACCCCCGCGGCCGCCCAGGCGTCGCCCATTGCGGAGCCGCCGGCAAGGCATGGCCAGCCGGAGCCCGCAGCCCGGCCCGCCGAGGCCGCCGCCCCGACCTGCGCGAGCCATACGGACTTCGTGACCGGCACCGGCTACTACGTCCCGATCCCGAGCATCACCCGCAACGGTGGCGAGAGCAACTGCATCCTCGGCGTCGGGTCCTCCGGGTCCGGGGTCAAGGTGCTGCAGGACGCCCTGGTCCGCTGCTACGGGCAGAGCATCGAACGCGATGGTCAGTACGGCACGGCGACCCGCGACGCCGTGGCCAATGTGCAGCAGTTCCACGGGCTGCCCGTCGACGGGACGTACGGGCCCGACACGCGAGGCGCGATGAAGTGGCCGAAGTACCGCGAGAGCGACCAGGGTTTCGACCACTGCTGA